ATAAAAGACCTAATAAAAAATACTTCAAAAACAATAATTTAGGAGTAATTACTGATTTAAAACATTTAATTGGATATTGGCAGGATAAATATACTGGTGAGTTTGTCTTATCAAAAACTAAATTAATTTCATGGTTAGTGTTCTTTTTATTTGCATTTTCAGCAAGTACAATCAAAAATGCAACTTTATTCAGTGTTGTATTAACTGCTTTAATATTTGCAGCACCAACTTTTGGAATTGGTTATGCAATTCACAGATTTATCACATCCAGACCTGTTAAGAAAGTTGTTGAAAAAACAGAACCTCTTCTTAACAAAGCTGTTAAAGTTAAAACTCCAAAAGAAACTAAAATTAACAAGGACATTCCTGATTTTAGTAAATACGAAAAGCAGCTTAAAGAATTATGTACAATGTATGAAATTAAAGAGAATAATGCTCGTAAATTAATTGAAAAACGTTTTACTCCACCTCAATTAACCTATGACAGGTTCATTAAGTCTGTAGATAACTCAACTAAAATGTTTAATATGCACAGTGAAGCTATTTCCAATATTTTAGAAATGGCATCTCATGAAAGTGAAAAAATAGACAAAGAAATCAACAACCGTTTAGATATTCTTAAATCTCTTGTTAAAAAGATGGATGAACTTGTTGATGAATTGGTTATTAGTTTAAATGAGAGTGATGATGAAGGAAATGTCGACACTGTATTTGGTGATATGGACGATTTAATTGACTCTGTTAAAGACTATTAACTCATTTGTATTTATCATTATTAGTAAATAGTATAATCTACAAATTTACTAGTAATGACTAATCATAAACACTTGCGTACAGTAATTGAAGATATATATTCAAATGAAAATCAACTAACCGAAGAGCTTACTGCTCGTTTAATTCACGAGTTTAGATATTCTAATCTTTATATTCCTGCTAAAAGGGAAAATGATACTTTAAATTTTATTATTTATGAAGATGAAGGATCTAAACTCACACCGTTATTTACTGATATGGATGAATTCAGGAAGTTTTACAAAAACGATGAAAACATTCAGGTATTGCAAAATCCATTTGAATTATATCAAAATGTGCTTAAAACAACAGATATTGATGGTTATGTTTTAAATCCATCAACTGAGAAGTATCTTTTTAAAAAAGAATTTATTTTAGCAATAAAAAACATTCCTAAAACTAATTTTTATACAACCAACCCATATTCACAAGAGGAATTGTTATCTTTGAAAAAATCCGTTGACAATACTGATTTAGAGTCATTTATTGGGGATAGATCTTATGTTGGAGATTATGAAAGTTTATTTGAAAAAATGGCTAATTCACAATTGCTTGGATTGATGCTTTCTGATTTAAGCATTGATAAAGAGATTATTTCACTTAAACAAAGCGGACCTATCGCTTCAATGTATACTGATAATATTGGTGGTGTTTATGCAACAGTATTTACATCAGAAAGTAAAATGGATGTAATTAACACTGATAAAAACAAGTATTCCCAACTTGTTAATCTTGCAACTCTTGTAAACTTTATTTTAACTGAAGATATGGATGGACTTATTTTAAATCCTGAAAGTGATAATGTTTTAATTCCAAGAGTTACTCTTTTGAGATATTCGCTAGGTTTTGAAATGTATGCAAATAATGATAGATTATCTGAAGCAATGTATTATTTATTTAAAATTTAAGGTGATGCAATGTCTGAATTATCACAATTAATTCAAATTAATAAGAATATTGAAAAACAAAACGAAGAAATTATTCGTCTTTTAAAAATAATAGCTAATGAAGCAGAAGATGAAGAAATTGAAGAAAGTATTGAAGAAGAGTTAAACGAAGAATATTTGGATGAAAATACTCTTTTTAGATATGGTGTAGGCAAATCAATTGAAGGTAAAATGGGTGTTGGTGAGGTTTATTTTATTGAAGATAAAAACATGTTTAAACTTTCAGTTGACAAAAACAACACAACCATTGATAATTTAACAGGTAGTGCTAAGCCTAGCTCATTTGCTTTAGAGCAATTAATAGCAAATGAATCCATGAAAAATAATGTTAGTTTAGAAGATGGTACAGTAATCATTAGTTTGGATAATTCAAACAATTTGGCTGAAAGTTTAAAGATTTGTGTAGAGCAAAGTGCAAAAAAAGTATTTATTCCAGTATCAGCATCAACACAACTAATTGGTGCTCCTCAGCAGATTATGCAATTAGTTAAACTTGATGTTTATAAAAACGAAGAAAATTTAATTGAAAAATTGTTTAATAAGTAAAAAGAGTGAAAGGACATTTTTTAATGTCCATTTAATTTTTTAAATACTGTTTACTACTTACCTTTTTGTTTTTTAAAAGATGAGTATCTGCTTTTTTGTTTTTAGAGTGATGATTATTGTCTGTTTTTTTATTTTTTAAAACATGATTATTCAAATAATGAATATAATCTGCAGAAACTTCAGGAATTTCATAATGATTATCACCTAAAGGACAATAATGAATTTCATCATTAAGTTCTAAAAGATTACTAGAAGAACTGTCATTTAAATCAATTGAATGATTATTTGCATTGTCACTTGCTGCTGCAACAAATCCGATTGAACTAATCATAATTACGCTAAATAATAATATTAATTTTATTTTTTTAAAATTCAAAGTTTTTCACCATATTAATAATATCTTTTTTAATAACCCAATTGATTTAGGTTTACCTAAATAAATATTGTATCCTCATAGCATATAAATATTTAGGCATAACTAAAAAATTAATATTAGAAATATTTTTAAAAATCAAAAGAAAAATGATTAACTATGAATATTAAAGAAAGAATAATCCAATTAAACTTAGAACATACTGGACAAACAAAAGACATAAATGATGTTCTTATTACCATTATTTCCAAATTCCAATTATTCGAACCATGCTTATACTTATCAGAAGACGATGACTGGCTTAATGTTTCAATGATTTCTCTTGAAAATGAAGATTTCTCACAATCAATGTCAATTCTTAAAAAAGAAATTACTGCATTTGGTGTTTTCAACAAAGAAGATGTTGACATTAATGTTCCACCAGTAGGATCACAGGACTTGTACCAATGAAAGAAATATTTGTAGATGCTGATTTTGATGTAGAAGAAATTACATCAAAAATCAACAATTTAATGTCAAAATGGTCAATTCAACTTTTAGATATAAATGGACCAAACTGGATAGTTTTTGACTATGAAATGGAAATCAAATACGTATTCATATTTGATGTTGATTTTAATGATTTAGAAACCCGTATCAAACTTGAAGACTTAAAACTAAATGTTATTTATCATATCAAAAGCTTAAAAGATGAAACAAGATACAGAGACAACCTTATTAATGCAGTTTTTTTTGATTAAAAAAACTTGCTCTTTTTTTATTATAAACAAATACTTTATTTAATTAAAAAAATATAATTATAAATATACAAATTTTTTATAGGTGTATTAATGGATTTAAATGTAGGTGTTATTGGAGCAGGCGCATTAGGTACTGCTATTTCTCAACAGATTAGTGAAAATATATCCGAGTTAATATTGCTTTTAAGAAACAAGGAGCTTTGTGATGATATTAATAATCTGGGATATAATACCCAATACTACCCTAATTCAAAATTAAATGACAATATTAAAGCTACCATTGACATTAATGATTTATCAAATTGTGATATTATCTTTTTGGCAATACCATCATCTGCTTTTAGAAAAACTCTTGAAGATTTAAAACCTATTGTTAAAAAGGATGTTATTATAGTAACTACTGCTAAAGGAATTGAATATCCTTCCCTAAAAACTATGGGTAAAATAATTGAAGAGTATTTTGATGATAATTATGTTGCATTGTCAGGACCAAATTTTGCATCAGAAATAATGCTTAATTTACCAACAGTAACCAATATTGCTTCCAAATCCTATGAAAACTCACTTAAAGTTAAAAAGGTGCTTACAACCAAACAGTTTAAAGTGAAAATCATTGATGATATTTGCGGAATTGAACTTTGTGGTATTCTCAAAAACATCAATGCAATAGCTAACGGTATTTGTGAAGGTATGAATGTTAATGAAAATGCTCGTTTTGGTATTTTAACCAGAGGATTTAAGGATACAATAATGATTATTGAAGCTATGGGTGGTAAATCCGAAACAGTGCATGAATACTGTGGATTTGGAGATTTAATTTTAACTTCAACATCACATGAAAGCAGAAACCATACTTTAGGAATATTATATGGTCAAAGATTAATCATTGATGAAAATGCAAGTGGTATTGTATTTGAAGGTAAAAATTCAATTAAAGCTATAAAAGAGATTTGTTCAAACAACAACATCAGCAGTGGTACTGTAAACTTTGTATATGATGTAATTATTAAGAAAATAACTCCTACAAAAGCGTTTAATAAATTATGGGAAAATATTGAATAGGTGATAATGATGATTGGCGTAATTTTATCTGCAGGAATGGGAACAAGATTAAGACCTCTTACTGACGAAATTCCAAAACCTTTACTCGAGATTAATGACATGACATTACTTGAAAGAATGATTAAAAACTGTATGGGTGCTGGAATTCGCGAATTCATTTTAATTGTAGGTTATAAAAAGCAAAAAGTTTATGAAATCGCTCCTGAGTTTGAAGAAAAATTAGATATCTCAATTAAAATTGTAGAAAACAATGAATACAACGAAACAAATACTTCCGTTTCAACATACATTGCAACTTCTTTAATTGAAAAAGAATGTTTGGATGATTTTATTTTAATAAACGGAGATAATGTTGTAGATCCTGAAATCATTACAAGAGTTGCTGCTACAAAAAATACCAGTTTAATTGTTGATAACTTCAAACAACTAAATGAAGAATCATTTAAATTAATTTTAGATGATGTAAAAACCAATGAAGATAACTCAATAGCTAACGGTATTATCTCTGAAATTGGAAAAGAAATTGATATCGCATTATCAACCGGAGAGTTTATTGGTGTTTCAAAAGTTGTTAAAAGTGATGTAGCTAGTTTTAATGAGATATTAGTTGATTTAATTGATGATGACAGGCAAAACTATTATGATTTTGCATACAAAACCTTATCAAACAAAACAACTATCGATTATGTATTAACCAATGGTCTTAAATGGACTGAAATCGATGATTACAATGACTGGAAAATAGCTAATGAACTTGTTAGTGAATTTGAAAATTAATTTTAACCATTATTTATTGAAAATGTGATATAATGGCCTTTAAAAACAAAATTAATAATTTAAAAGAGTGTTTAGAAAACAATACTCTTTATGATAATTATTATAAATGTGATATTGATGATGATATCATATATTTAGAGTCAAGAAACGGTCAGGATTTCACAGGAAACATTTTTAGAATAGTTGAAGAAATATCTAGTGGAGATTATGGTAATTTTAAGATATATGTCTATGCAACTGAAGATGTTAAAAGTAAAATTGAATTATTTCAAAAAAATTACAATTTAGACATATATAAAGTTATTAGTGATAAAAAAGAAGCTGTTAAAATATTGTTTAGAGCCAAATACATTTTTACTGACTCAAATATTCAATATAAATTTATTAAAAAACCAGGACAAATTTTTGTTAATACATGGCACGGTACACCATTAAAACTTATGGGTTTTGATAATCCGTCAGAGAGATTATCTATTGGAATAATTCAAAGAGCATTCTTTTTTAGTGATTATCTTTTATATCCAAATGATTTTATGATGGATAAGATGACTACTTCTTATATGATTGATAAGATTTATCCTGGAAAAATTTTACTTGAAGGATATCCAAGAAACAGTGTTTTTCTAAATAAATCAACACTTAAAGACAAATTAGGATTATCTGATAAAGAAGTTTTCATTTATATGCCTACATATAAGGGAACTGTTGCCAATAGAAAAGATGAAAAGCAAAAAAGAGATGTTAATGCTTTTTTAAATAAATTGGATTTGAAATTAAATGACAATCAGGTTTTGTTTGTTAAGTTTCATCCATTTAACCAGTCACAAATTGACTTTTCTTCATTTTCACATATTAAAGCATTTCCTGAAGGCTTTGAAAATTATGATGTTTTAAATACTGCTGATGTTCTTATTACTGATTATTCTAGTGTATTTTTTGATTTTGCAAATACTAAAAGAAAGATTATTCTTTTTAACTATGATGAGCAGGAATATTTAAAAGACCGTGGAATTTACATCCCTCTTGAGGATTTGCCTTTTCCTAAGGTTCAAAGTATTGATGATTTAATCCATGAGCTAAATACACCTAAAAATTATGATGACAGTGAATTTGTTAGCGA
This Methanobacteriaceae archaeon DNA region includes the following protein-coding sequences:
- a CDS encoding SseB family protein; its protein translation is MTNHKHLRTVIEDIYSNENQLTEELTARLIHEFRYSNLYIPAKRENDTLNFIIYEDEGSKLTPLFTDMDEFRKFYKNDENIQVLQNPFELYQNVLKTTDIDGYVLNPSTEKYLFKKEFILAIKNIPKTNFYTTNPYSQEELLSLKKSVDNTDLESFIGDRSYVGDYESLFEKMANSQLLGLMLSDLSIDKEIISLKQSGPIASMYTDNIGGVYATVFTSESKMDVINTDKNKYSQLVNLATLVNFILTEDMDGLILNPESDNVLIPRVTLLRYSLGFEMYANNDRLSEAMYYLFKI
- a CDS encoding NAD(P)H-dependent glycerol-3-phosphate dehydrogenase; its protein translation is MDLNVGVIGAGALGTAISQQISENISELILLLRNKELCDDINNLGYNTQYYPNSKLNDNIKATIDINDLSNCDIIFLAIPSSAFRKTLEDLKPIVKKDVIIVTTAKGIEYPSLKTMGKIIEEYFDDNYVALSGPNFASEIMLNLPTVTNIASKSYENSLKVKKVLTTKQFKVKIIDDICGIELCGILKNINAIANGICEGMNVNENARFGILTRGFKDTIMIIEAMGGKSETVHEYCGFGDLILTSTSHESRNHTLGILYGQRLIIDENASGIVFEGKNSIKAIKEICSNNNISSGTVNFVYDVIIKKITPTKAFNKLWENIE
- a CDS encoding phosphocholine cytidylyltransferase family protein, coding for MIGVILSAGMGTRLRPLTDEIPKPLLEINDMTLLERMIKNCMGAGIREFILIVGYKKQKVYEIAPEFEEKLDISIKIVENNEYNETNTSVSTYIATSLIEKECLDDFILINGDNVVDPEIITRVAATKNTSLIVDNFKQLNEESFKLILDDVKTNEDNSIANGIISEIGKEIDIALSTGEFIGVSKVVKSDVASFNEILVDLIDDDRQNYYDFAYKTLSNKTTIDYVLTNGLKWTEIDDYNDWKIANELVSEFEN
- a CDS encoding CDP-glycerol glycerophosphotransferase family protein, with protein sequence MAFKNKINNLKECLENNTLYDNYYKCDIDDDIIYLESRNGQDFTGNIFRIVEEISSGDYGNFKIYVYATEDVKSKIELFQKNYNLDIYKVISDKKEAVKILFRAKYIFTDSNIQYKFIKKPGQIFVNTWHGTPLKLMGFDNPSERLSIGIIQRAFFFSDYLLYPNDFMMDKMTTSYMIDKIYPGKILLEGYPRNSVFLNKSTLKDKLGLSDKEVFIYMPTYKGTVANRKDEKQKRDVNAFLNKLDLKLNDNQVLFVKFHPFNQSQIDFSSFSHIKAFPEGFENYDVLNTADVLITDYSSVFFDFANTKRKIILFNYDEQEYLKDRGIYIPLEDLPFPKVQSIDDLIHELNTPKNYDDSEFVSEFCKYESVDSVKRICNRVLNNENDSKYKIIENSKKNILIYVGSMENNKALNQLIQMLRQLDENVNVFISYKPWSQNIKENYMTIFEDFPDNIEFLPLSFNIAPSLNEKIDLNKFIKKDNKNIGEKLINLFKRSYKRQYGDFQFDLVLDFLSNDFEQSLLFAHSGLKNAIVIDKNTKTKAYTQFSEIYEISEVNLKEIIYGENK